The following coding sequences are from one Zonotrichia albicollis isolate bZonAlb1 chromosome 13, bZonAlb1.hap1, whole genome shotgun sequence window:
- the PABPN1L gene encoding embryonic polyadenylate-binding protein 2 isoform X2 produces the protein MSPLHPPAGNALARRRLCFSRDVKWLLVQCLLPPLLPSPLFLDTSEIWWQDPPSLQAEAAPWDVAEVAAVCKAVDEGSDPSPQEGNSAEEQDVQDPELEAIKAKLREIEKEDERLKELQLEADNHLFMSSEAALFPLTTKEKVEADQRSIYVGNVDYGGTAEELESHFNSCGQINRVTILCDKFSGHPKGYAYIEFEEQSSVKAAVELDESVFRGRVIKVLPKRTNMPGISSTDRGGYRGCFHARGGLGRWGGPYGQQPRVRGRAYRGRARLLPWYFPY, from the exons ATGtcccctctccatcctcctgctggAAACGCCCTTGCCCGGCGGAGGCTGTGCTTTAGCCGAGACGTTAAATGGCTGTTGGTTCAATGCCTTTTGCCCCCTCTCCTGCCCAGTCCTCTCTTCCTGGACACTTCGGAGATCTGGTGGCAGGACCCGCCGTCCCTGCAAGCGGAGGCGGCGCCCTGGGACGTGGCAGAGGTGGCAGCCGTGTGCAAGGCAGTGGATGAGGGCTCAGACCCCAGCCCCCAGGAGGGGAACAGCGCGGAGGAGCAGGATGTTCAGGACCCG gagctggaggccaTCAAAGCCAAACTGCGGGAAATAGAGAAGGAGGATGAgaggctgaaggagctgcagctggaagcTGACAATCACCTGTTCATGAGCTCAGAAGCAG CTCTCTTCCCACTGACTACCAAGGAGAAGGTGGAGGCTGACCAGCGTTCCATCTATGTGGGCAAT GTGGATTACGGGGGCACAGCAGAAGAGCTGGAGTCTCACTTCAACAGCTGTGGGCAGATCAACCGCGTCACCATCCTCTGTGACAAGTTCTCGGGCCACCCCAAAGG CTATGCCTACATCGAGTTCGAGGAGCAGAGCTCCGTCAAGGCTGCGGTGGAGCTGGACGAGAGCGTCTTCAGGGGCCGTGTCATCAAG gtgcTGCCCAAGAGGACCAACATGCCCGGCATCAGCAGCACGGACCGTGGCGGCTACAGGGGCTGCTTCCATGCCCGGGGCGGGCTGGGCCGCTGGGGGGGCCCCTATGGGCAGCAGCCCCGGGTCAGGGGGAGAGCCTACAG GGGTCGGGCAAGGCTGCTGCCTTGGTATTTTCCATACTAG
- the CBFA2T3 gene encoding protein CBFA2T3 isoform X2, whose protein sequence is MPDSPADVKTQARSSPPSMPPPAAQGASRHPSFTPSTNRDAGPPTFLPRGRFHGCLKWSMVCLLMNGSSHSPTAINGAPSTPNGFSNGPATSSSASLSTHQLPPACGARQLSKLKRFLTTLQQFGNDISPEIGERVRTLVLGLVNSTLTIEEFHAKLQEATNFPLRPFVIPFLKANLPLLQRELLHCARMAKQTPAQYLAQHEQLLLDANASSPIDSSELLLEVGESGKRRTPDRTKENGLDRDPLHPEHLSKRPCTMSPAQRYSPSNGLSHPPNGLGHPPAGPPLPQHYRLEDMAMAHHYRDSYRHPEPRERPRPAAVHGTRQEEVIDHRLTDREWAEEWKHLNNLLNCIMDMVEKTRRSLTVLRRCQEADREELNHWIRRYSDAEDMKKGSPPSARPHNSSSSAAAEAPQLDAHRDFVPRPLSGYMPEEIWRKAEAVNEVKRQAMSELQKAVSDAERKAHELITTERAKMERALAEAKRQASEDALTVINQQEDSSESCWNCGRKASETCSGCNTARYCGSFCQHKDWEKHHHVCGQTLQGLPGPAAPGPGQPDAVPAVASSPSEAGSVAASRAGTPATPAPLDSASR, encoded by the exons ATGCCCGACTCGCCGGCCGACGTGAAGACGCAGGCGCGCTCCTCGCCGCCCAGCAtgcccccgcccgccgcccagGGAGCCTCCCGCCACCCCTCCTTCACTCCCAGCACCA ATCGAGACGCTGGCCCTCCGACGTTTCTGCCTCGCGGCCGTTTTCATGGTTGCTTGAAATGGTCGATGGTCTGTCTTT tgatgaACGGGAGCAGCCACTCGCCAACCGCCATCAATGGGGCTCCGTCCACCCCCAACGGGTTCAGCAACGGGCCAGCCACCTCCTCCAGCGCCTCCCTGTCCACccaccagctccctccagcctgTGGTGCCCGCCAGCTCTCCAAGCTGAAGCGCTTCCTCACCACCCTGCAGCAGTTTGGGAACGACATCTCCCCCGAGATCGGGGAGCGGGTGCGCACCCTCGTCCTGGGGCTCGTG AACTCCACCCTCACCATCGAGGAGTTCCACGCCAAGCTCCAAGAGGCCACCAACTTCCCGCTGCGACCCTTCGTCATCCCCTTCCTCAAG GCCAACCTGCCGCTGCTGCAGCGGGAGCTGCTGCACTGCGCCCGCATGGCCAAGCAGACCCCGGCCCAGTACCTGGCCCAGCacgagcagctgctgctggacgcCAACGCCTCCTCTCCCATCGACTCCTCCGAGCTGCTCCTGGAGGTGGGCGAGAGCGGCAAGAGGAGGACGCCAGACAg GACCAAAGAGAACGGTTTGGACCGAGACCCCCTGCACCCCGAGCACCTCAGCAAGCGGCCGTGCACCATGAGCCCAGCGCAGCGCTACAGCCCCAGCAACGGGCTGAGCCACCCCCCAAACGGGCTGGGGCACCCCCCCGCCGGCccccccctgccccagcactaCCGCCTGGAGGACATGGCCATGGCTCACCACTACCGGGACAGCTACCggcaccccgagccccgggAGCGCCCGCGGCCCGCCG CCGTGCACGGGACGCGGCAGGAGGAGGTGATCGACCACCGGCTCACGGACCGGGAGTGGGCCGAGGAGTGGAAGCACCTCAACAAT ctgctgaaCTGCATCATGGACATGGTGGAGAAGACGCGGCGCTCGCTGACGGTGCTGCGGCGGTGCCAGGAGGCCGATCGCGAGGAGCTCAACCACTGGATCCGGCGCTACAGCGACGCCGAGGACATGAAGAAAGGCAGCCCCCCCTCGGCACGGCCCCACAACTCCTCCTCCTCGGCCGCCGCCGAGGCTCCCCAGTTAG ACGCTCACCGGGACTTCGTGCCGCGGCCGCTCTCCGGGTACATGCCCGAGGAGATCTGGAGGAAGGCTG AAGCCGTGAACGAGGTGAAGCGCCAGGCCATGTCCGAGCTGCAGAAGGCCGTGTCGGACGCCGAGCGCAAGGCCCACGAGCTGATCACCACCGAGCGCGCCAAGATGGAGCGGGCCCTGGCCGAGGCCAAGCGCCAGGCGTCCGAGGATGCCCTCACCGTCATCAATCAGCAGGAGGACTCGAGCGAG agctgctggaactgcGGGCGGAAGGCGAGCGAGACGTGCAGCGGCTGCAACACGGCGCGCTACTGCGGCTCCTTCTGCCAGCACAAGGATTGGGAGAAGCACCACCACGTCTGCGGGCAGACTCTGCAGGGGCTgccgggccccgccgcgcccgggCCGGGCCAGCCCGACGCGGTGCCCGCCGtggccagcagccccagcgAGGCGGGCTCGGTGGCCGCGTCCCGCGCCGGCACCCCGGCCACGCCGGCGCCGCTGGACAGCGCGTCCCGCTGA
- the TRAPPC2L gene encoding trafficking protein particle complex subunit 2-like protein codes for MAVCIAVIAKENYPLYIRSVPTENELKFHYTVHTSLDVVDEKISAMGKALVDQRELYLGLLYPTEDYKVYGYVTNSKVKFVMVVDSSNTALRDNEIRSMFRKLHNSYTDIMCNPFYNPGDRIHSRAFDTMVNSMMMQVC; via the exons ATGGCGGTGTGCATCGCCGTGATCGCCAAGGAG AATTACCCCCTGTACATCCGGAGTGTCCCCACGGAGAACGAGCTCAAGTTCCACTACACCGTGCACACCTCCCTGGACGTGGTGGATGAGAAGATCTCAGCCATGGGCAAAGCCCTGGTGGACCAGAGGGAGCTCTACCTGGGGCTCCTCTACCCCACTGAAGACTACAAGGT CTATGGCTACGTGACCAACTCCAAGGTGAAGTTTGTCATGGTGGTGGATTCCtccaacacagccctgagggacaACGAGATCCGCAGT ATGTTCCGCAAGCTGCACAATTCCTACACAGACATCATGTGTAACCCCTTCTACAACCCTGGGGACAGGATCCATTCCAG GGCTTTTGATACCATGGTGAACTCCATGATGATGCAGGTgtgctga
- the CBFA2T3 gene encoding protein CBFA2T3 isoform X1, with product MPDSPADVKTQARSSPPSMPPPAAQGASRHPSFTPSTNRDAGPPTFLPRGRFHGCLKWSMVCLLMNGSSHSPTAINGAPSTPNGFSNGPATSSSASLSTHQLPPACGARQLSKLKRFLTTLQQFGNDISPEIGERVRTLVLGLVNSTLTIEEFHAKLQEATNFPLRPFVIPFLKANLPLLQRELLHCARMAKQTPAQYLAQHEQLLLDANASSPIDSSELLLEVGESGKRRTPDRTKENGLDRDPLHPEHLSKRPCTMSPAQRYSPSNGLSHPPNGLGHPPAGPPLPQHYRLEDMAMAHHYRDSYRHPEPRERPRPAAVHGTRQEEVIDHRLTDREWAEEWKHLNNLLNCIMDMVEKTRRSLTVLRRCQEADREELNHWIRRYSDAEDMKKGSPPSARPHNSSSSAAAEAPQLDAHRDFVPRPLSGYMPEEIWRKAEEAVNEVKRQAMSELQKAVSDAERKAHELITTERAKMERALAEAKRQASEDALTVINQQEDSSESCWNCGRKASETCSGCNTARYCGSFCQHKDWEKHHHVCGQTLQGLPGPAAPGPGQPDAVPAVASSPSEAGSVAASRAGTPATPAPLDSASR from the exons ATGCCCGACTCGCCGGCCGACGTGAAGACGCAGGCGCGCTCCTCGCCGCCCAGCAtgcccccgcccgccgcccagGGAGCCTCCCGCCACCCCTCCTTCACTCCCAGCACCA ATCGAGACGCTGGCCCTCCGACGTTTCTGCCTCGCGGCCGTTTTCATGGTTGCTTGAAATGGTCGATGGTCTGTCTTT tgatgaACGGGAGCAGCCACTCGCCAACCGCCATCAATGGGGCTCCGTCCACCCCCAACGGGTTCAGCAACGGGCCAGCCACCTCCTCCAGCGCCTCCCTGTCCACccaccagctccctccagcctgTGGTGCCCGCCAGCTCTCCAAGCTGAAGCGCTTCCTCACCACCCTGCAGCAGTTTGGGAACGACATCTCCCCCGAGATCGGGGAGCGGGTGCGCACCCTCGTCCTGGGGCTCGTG AACTCCACCCTCACCATCGAGGAGTTCCACGCCAAGCTCCAAGAGGCCACCAACTTCCCGCTGCGACCCTTCGTCATCCCCTTCCTCAAG GCCAACCTGCCGCTGCTGCAGCGGGAGCTGCTGCACTGCGCCCGCATGGCCAAGCAGACCCCGGCCCAGTACCTGGCCCAGCacgagcagctgctgctggacgcCAACGCCTCCTCTCCCATCGACTCCTCCGAGCTGCTCCTGGAGGTGGGCGAGAGCGGCAAGAGGAGGACGCCAGACAg GACCAAAGAGAACGGTTTGGACCGAGACCCCCTGCACCCCGAGCACCTCAGCAAGCGGCCGTGCACCATGAGCCCAGCGCAGCGCTACAGCCCCAGCAACGGGCTGAGCCACCCCCCAAACGGGCTGGGGCACCCCCCCGCCGGCccccccctgccccagcactaCCGCCTGGAGGACATGGCCATGGCTCACCACTACCGGGACAGCTACCggcaccccgagccccgggAGCGCCCGCGGCCCGCCG CCGTGCACGGGACGCGGCAGGAGGAGGTGATCGACCACCGGCTCACGGACCGGGAGTGGGCCGAGGAGTGGAAGCACCTCAACAAT ctgctgaaCTGCATCATGGACATGGTGGAGAAGACGCGGCGCTCGCTGACGGTGCTGCGGCGGTGCCAGGAGGCCGATCGCGAGGAGCTCAACCACTGGATCCGGCGCTACAGCGACGCCGAGGACATGAAGAAAGGCAGCCCCCCCTCGGCACGGCCCCACAACTCCTCCTCCTCGGCCGCCGCCGAGGCTCCCCAGTTAG ACGCTCACCGGGACTTCGTGCCGCGGCCGCTCTCCGGGTACATGCCCGAGGAGATCTGGAGGAAGGCTG AAGAAGCCGTGAACGAGGTGAAGCGCCAGGCCATGTCCGAGCTGCAGAAGGCCGTGTCGGACGCCGAGCGCAAGGCCCACGAGCTGATCACCACCGAGCGCGCCAAGATGGAGCGGGCCCTGGCCGAGGCCAAGCGCCAGGCGTCCGAGGATGCCCTCACCGTCATCAATCAGCAGGAGGACTCGAGCGAG agctgctggaactgcGGGCGGAAGGCGAGCGAGACGTGCAGCGGCTGCAACACGGCGCGCTACTGCGGCTCCTTCTGCCAGCACAAGGATTGGGAGAAGCACCACCACGTCTGCGGGCAGACTCTGCAGGGGCTgccgggccccgccgcgcccgggCCGGGCCAGCCCGACGCGGTGCCCGCCGtggccagcagccccagcgAGGCGGGCTCGGTGGCCGCGTCCCGCGCCGGCACCCCGGCCACGCCGGCGCCGCTGGACAGCGCGTCCCGCTGA
- the PABPN1L gene encoding embryonic polyadenylate-binding protein 2 isoform X1 has protein sequence MSPLHPPAGNALARRRLCFSRDVKWLLVQCLLPPLLPSPLFLDTSEIWWQDPPSLQAEAAPWDVAEVAAVCKAVDEGSDPSPQEGNSAEEQDVQDPELEAIKAKLREIEKEDERLKELQLEADNHLFMSSEAALFPLTTKEKVEADQRSIYVGNVDYGGTAEELESHFNSCGQINRVTILCDKFSGHPKGSVQCAGGAGGLQGVPGALLTPLPTHSYAYIEFEEQSSVKAAVELDESVFRGRVIKVLPKRTNMPGISSTDRGGYRGCFHARGGLGRWGGPYGQQPRVRGRAYRGRARLLPWYFPY, from the exons ATGtcccctctccatcctcctgctggAAACGCCCTTGCCCGGCGGAGGCTGTGCTTTAGCCGAGACGTTAAATGGCTGTTGGTTCAATGCCTTTTGCCCCCTCTCCTGCCCAGTCCTCTCTTCCTGGACACTTCGGAGATCTGGTGGCAGGACCCGCCGTCCCTGCAAGCGGAGGCGGCGCCCTGGGACGTGGCAGAGGTGGCAGCCGTGTGCAAGGCAGTGGATGAGGGCTCAGACCCCAGCCCCCAGGAGGGGAACAGCGCGGAGGAGCAGGATGTTCAGGACCCG gagctggaggccaTCAAAGCCAAACTGCGGGAAATAGAGAAGGAGGATGAgaggctgaaggagctgcagctggaagcTGACAATCACCTGTTCATGAGCTCAGAAGCAG CTCTCTTCCCACTGACTACCAAGGAGAAGGTGGAGGCTGACCAGCGTTCCATCTATGTGGGCAAT GTGGATTACGGGGGCACAGCAGAAGAGCTGGAGTCTCACTTCAACAGCTGTGGGCAGATCAACCGCGTCACCATCCTCTGTGACAAGTTCTCGGGCCACCCCAAAGGGTCAGTGCAGTGTgcagggggggctggggggctgcagggtgtccctggggctctgctcaCACCATTGCCCACACACAGCTATGCCTACATCGAGTTCGAGGAGCAGAGCTCCGTCAAGGCTGCGGTGGAGCTGGACGAGAGCGTCTTCAGGGGCCGTGTCATCAAG gtgcTGCCCAAGAGGACCAACATGCCCGGCATCAGCAGCACGGACCGTGGCGGCTACAGGGGCTGCTTCCATGCCCGGGGCGGGCTGGGCCGCTGGGGGGGCCCCTATGGGCAGCAGCCCCGGGTCAGGGGGAGAGCCTACAG GGGTCGGGCAAGGCTGCTGCCTTGGTATTTTCCATACTAG
- the CBFA2T3 gene encoding protein CBFA2T3 isoform X3, which yields MPDSPADVKTQARSSPPSMPPPAAQGASRHPSFTPSTMMNGSSHSPTAINGAPSTPNGFSNGPATSSSASLSTHQLPPACGARQLSKLKRFLTTLQQFGNDISPEIGERVRTLVLGLVNSTLTIEEFHAKLQEATNFPLRPFVIPFLKANLPLLQRELLHCARMAKQTPAQYLAQHEQLLLDANASSPIDSSELLLEVGESGKRRTPDRTKENGLDRDPLHPEHLSKRPCTMSPAQRYSPSNGLSHPPNGLGHPPAGPPLPQHYRLEDMAMAHHYRDSYRHPEPRERPRPAAVHGTRQEEVIDHRLTDREWAEEWKHLNNLLNCIMDMVEKTRRSLTVLRRCQEADREELNHWIRRYSDAEDMKKGSPPSARPHNSSSSAAAEAPQLDAHRDFVPRPLSGYMPEEIWRKAEEAVNEVKRQAMSELQKAVSDAERKAHELITTERAKMERALAEAKRQASEDALTVINQQEDSSESCWNCGRKASETCSGCNTARYCGSFCQHKDWEKHHHVCGQTLQGLPGPAAPGPGQPDAVPAVASSPSEAGSVAASRAGTPATPAPLDSASR from the exons ATGCCCGACTCGCCGGCCGACGTGAAGACGCAGGCGCGCTCCTCGCCGCCCAGCAtgcccccgcccgccgcccagGGAGCCTCCCGCCACCCCTCCTTCACTCCCAGCACCA tgatgaACGGGAGCAGCCACTCGCCAACCGCCATCAATGGGGCTCCGTCCACCCCCAACGGGTTCAGCAACGGGCCAGCCACCTCCTCCAGCGCCTCCCTGTCCACccaccagctccctccagcctgTGGTGCCCGCCAGCTCTCCAAGCTGAAGCGCTTCCTCACCACCCTGCAGCAGTTTGGGAACGACATCTCCCCCGAGATCGGGGAGCGGGTGCGCACCCTCGTCCTGGGGCTCGTG AACTCCACCCTCACCATCGAGGAGTTCCACGCCAAGCTCCAAGAGGCCACCAACTTCCCGCTGCGACCCTTCGTCATCCCCTTCCTCAAG GCCAACCTGCCGCTGCTGCAGCGGGAGCTGCTGCACTGCGCCCGCATGGCCAAGCAGACCCCGGCCCAGTACCTGGCCCAGCacgagcagctgctgctggacgcCAACGCCTCCTCTCCCATCGACTCCTCCGAGCTGCTCCTGGAGGTGGGCGAGAGCGGCAAGAGGAGGACGCCAGACAg GACCAAAGAGAACGGTTTGGACCGAGACCCCCTGCACCCCGAGCACCTCAGCAAGCGGCCGTGCACCATGAGCCCAGCGCAGCGCTACAGCCCCAGCAACGGGCTGAGCCACCCCCCAAACGGGCTGGGGCACCCCCCCGCCGGCccccccctgccccagcactaCCGCCTGGAGGACATGGCCATGGCTCACCACTACCGGGACAGCTACCggcaccccgagccccgggAGCGCCCGCGGCCCGCCG CCGTGCACGGGACGCGGCAGGAGGAGGTGATCGACCACCGGCTCACGGACCGGGAGTGGGCCGAGGAGTGGAAGCACCTCAACAAT ctgctgaaCTGCATCATGGACATGGTGGAGAAGACGCGGCGCTCGCTGACGGTGCTGCGGCGGTGCCAGGAGGCCGATCGCGAGGAGCTCAACCACTGGATCCGGCGCTACAGCGACGCCGAGGACATGAAGAAAGGCAGCCCCCCCTCGGCACGGCCCCACAACTCCTCCTCCTCGGCCGCCGCCGAGGCTCCCCAGTTAG ACGCTCACCGGGACTTCGTGCCGCGGCCGCTCTCCGGGTACATGCCCGAGGAGATCTGGAGGAAGGCTG AAGAAGCCGTGAACGAGGTGAAGCGCCAGGCCATGTCCGAGCTGCAGAAGGCCGTGTCGGACGCCGAGCGCAAGGCCCACGAGCTGATCACCACCGAGCGCGCCAAGATGGAGCGGGCCCTGGCCGAGGCCAAGCGCCAGGCGTCCGAGGATGCCCTCACCGTCATCAATCAGCAGGAGGACTCGAGCGAG agctgctggaactgcGGGCGGAAGGCGAGCGAGACGTGCAGCGGCTGCAACACGGCGCGCTACTGCGGCTCCTTCTGCCAGCACAAGGATTGGGAGAAGCACCACCACGTCTGCGGGCAGACTCTGCAGGGGCTgccgggccccgccgcgcccgggCCGGGCCAGCCCGACGCGGTGCCCGCCGtggccagcagccccagcgAGGCGGGCTCGGTGGCCGCGTCCCGCGCCGGCACCCCGGCCACGCCGGCGCCGCTGGACAGCGCGTCCCGCTGA
- the PABPN1L gene encoding embryonic polyadenylate-binding protein 2 isoform X3 — MCEKRRAGTRPARGGGRAARGCRSRGPRAAMFGGRASPLFLDTSEIWWQDPPSLQAEAAPWDVAEVAAVCKAVDEGSDPSPQEGNSAEEQDVQDPELEAIKAKLREIEKEDERLKELQLEADNHLFMSSEAALFPLTTKEKVEADQRSIYVGNVDYGGTAEELESHFNSCGQINRVTILCDKFSGHPKGYAYIEFEEQSSVKAAVELDESVFRGRVIKVLPKRTNMPGISSTDRGGYRGCFHARGGLGRWGGPYGQQPRVRGRAYRGRARLLPWYFPY, encoded by the exons ATGTGTGAAAAGCGGCGCGCGGGCACTCGCCCCGCTCGTGGTGGCGGGAGAGCCGCACGTGGTTGCCGCTCGCGCGGGCCGCGCGCAGCAATGTTCGGGGGCCGGGCCAG TCCTCTCTTCCTGGACACTTCGGAGATCTGGTGGCAGGACCCGCCGTCCCTGCAAGCGGAGGCGGCGCCCTGGGACGTGGCAGAGGTGGCAGCCGTGTGCAAGGCAGTGGATGAGGGCTCAGACCCCAGCCCCCAGGAGGGGAACAGCGCGGAGGAGCAGGATGTTCAGGACCCG gagctggaggccaTCAAAGCCAAACTGCGGGAAATAGAGAAGGAGGATGAgaggctgaaggagctgcagctggaagcTGACAATCACCTGTTCATGAGCTCAGAAGCAG CTCTCTTCCCACTGACTACCAAGGAGAAGGTGGAGGCTGACCAGCGTTCCATCTATGTGGGCAAT GTGGATTACGGGGGCACAGCAGAAGAGCTGGAGTCTCACTTCAACAGCTGTGGGCAGATCAACCGCGTCACCATCCTCTGTGACAAGTTCTCGGGCCACCCCAAAGG CTATGCCTACATCGAGTTCGAGGAGCAGAGCTCCGTCAAGGCTGCGGTGGAGCTGGACGAGAGCGTCTTCAGGGGCCGTGTCATCAAG gtgcTGCCCAAGAGGACCAACATGCCCGGCATCAGCAGCACGGACCGTGGCGGCTACAGGGGCTGCTTCCATGCCCGGGGCGGGCTGGGCCGCTGGGGGGGCCCCTATGGGCAGCAGCCCCGGGTCAGGGGGAGAGCCTACAG GGGTCGGGCAAGGCTGCTGCCTTGGTATTTTCCATACTAG